The genomic stretch CAGGGCCGCGGCGGCCGCGGCCGGCACGAGCGCTGCGGCGACCGCGACGGCGAGCGTGGCGGCCCGCAGGCGCGCCGCGCGGGTGGAGGTGCGTGGTGTCGTCAAGGGTGCCCCTCGTGGTCGGGGTGGGCTCGTGACCGAGCCGCTGCCGCGCTGCCGGAGGGCTGCGGTCCCGCTGGTGCGGGCTAATATCGCGTGCGCCGTCCTGGAGATCAAGGCTCCTGACCGGACGGTCGTCGAGGAGTCCCGATGCGCCTGACCGCCCTCCCCGCACGGCTCGTGCTGCCCGTCGGCCTGGCCGCGGCGCTGCTGGCGGGCTGCTCGGGGCAGGAGGAGGCACGGGCGCTGGACCCCGACGTCGTGCACCTGCAGGCGGGTGCGCCCGGCGAGCCGAACGAGGTGCTCACGGCCGCGCCGGCCGAGGACGTGTTCGCCGGCTCGCCGTTCAGCGCGACCGACGTGGAGTTCATGCGCGGCATGCAGGCGCACCACGAGCAGGCGCTGGAGATGACCGCGCTGGTGCCCTCCCGCAGCGGCTCCGAGGACCTCCGGCTGTTCGTGCAGCGGATGGACATCGCGCAGACGTCGGAGCTCGAGCAGCTCCAGCGCCTGCTCGACGAGCACGCGGCGCTGCAGGAGCGCTCCGGCGCCGCGCACGACGACCACGCGGACGGCCACGGCGACGGGGGTGACCACGCCGACTACCACGCGGCGATGCCCGGGATGCTGTCGCAGGACCGGCTCACCGAGCTGGAGGCCGCCTCGGGCGCCACGTTCGACCGGCTCTTCCTCGAGGGCATGAGCGAGCACCACGAGGGGGCCCTGGCCATGGTCGACGGGCTGCTCGCGACCGAGGGCGCCGCGGCCGACCCGCGGCTGCAGCAGCTCGCCCAGCACGTCGACAGCGACCAGCGGATCGAGATCGACCGGATGGCCCGGATGCACGCCGCGCTGCCCCCCGCCTGAGGGGCGGCCCGTCAGAAGCCGAGCCGGCGCAGCTGCTTGGGGTCGCGCTGCCAGTCCTTGGCGACCTTGACCCGCAGGTCCAGGTGCACCGGGACGCCGAGCGCGCCCTCGATGCCGCGGCGGGCCCGGGTGCCGACGTGCTTGAGGCGCTCGCCGCCCTTGCCGAT from Aquipuribacter hungaricus encodes the following:
- a CDS encoding DUF305 domain-containing protein, whose protein sequence is MRLTALPARLVLPVGLAAALLAGCSGQEEARALDPDVVHLQAGAPGEPNEVLTAAPAEDVFAGSPFSATDVEFMRGMQAHHEQALEMTALVPSRSGSEDLRLFVQRMDIAQTSELEQLQRLLDEHAALQERSGAAHDDHADGHGDGGDHADYHAAMPGMLSQDRLTELEAASGATFDRLFLEGMSEHHEGALAMVDGLLATEGAAADPRLQQLAQHVDSDQRIEIDRMARMHAALPPA